In Leifsonia sp. ZF2019, a genomic segment contains:
- a CDS encoding carbohydrate ABC transporter permease → MTSTAESTRAGAAAGRPRRGSPPKRSGASDLLHAVPWTLPALLLIFGVVLFPAGYMIFNSTRKISIAGVDHGSVGLQNYLTVLSRPELPGILLNTLVWVVAVVAITVLIGLALAQFLDKNFPGRRWVRMTIIIPWAASVVMTTTVFVYGLDPFYGIINKFLVDVHLLAEPFGFTKEPVPAFLSSIGIAVFVSLPFTTYTILAGLAGIPSDMLEAAKVDGASAFRSYFGVTLPNLRNAIALATLINIINVFNSLPILKLMTGSIPGYRADTTTTYVFKLLQNEQRIDLSSALSVINFLIVLVVVALYLWIVKPMKEVA, encoded by the coding sequence ATGACCAGCACCGCTGAGTCGACTCGCGCGGGGGCGGCTGCCGGCCGCCCCCGCCGCGGGTCCCCACCGAAGCGCTCCGGCGCGTCCGACCTGCTCCATGCCGTGCCGTGGACGCTGCCGGCCCTCCTGCTGATCTTCGGCGTCGTCCTGTTCCCCGCCGGGTACATGATCTTCAACTCGACGCGGAAGATCTCCATCGCCGGCGTGGACCACGGCTCCGTGGGCCTGCAGAACTACCTGACGGTGCTCTCGCGGCCGGAGCTTCCCGGCATCCTGCTGAACACCCTCGTCTGGGTCGTCGCCGTGGTCGCGATCACCGTGCTGATCGGGCTCGCGCTCGCCCAGTTCCTCGACAAGAACTTCCCGGGCCGACGCTGGGTGCGGATGACGATCATCATCCCGTGGGCGGCGAGCGTGGTGATGACGACGACCGTCTTCGTGTACGGCCTCGACCCCTTCTACGGGATCATCAACAAGTTCCTCGTCGACGTCCATCTGCTCGCGGAGCCCTTCGGCTTCACGAAGGAGCCGGTTCCGGCGTTCCTGTCATCGATCGGCATCGCCGTCTTCGTGTCGCTGCCCTTCACGACATACACGATCCTGGCGGGGCTCGCCGGCATCCCGAGCGACATGCTGGAGGCGGCCAAGGTGGACGGCGCGAGCGCCTTCCGCTCCTACTTCGGCGTGACGCTGCCGAACCTGCGCAACGCGATCGCGCTGGCCACGCTCATCAACATCATCAACGTGTTCAACTCGCTCCCGATCCTCAAGCTGATGACCGGCTCGATCCCCGGCTACAGGGCGGATACGACCACGACCTACGTGTTCAAGCTGTTGCAGAACGAGCAGCGCATCGACCTGTCGAGCGCCCTCAGCGTGATCAACTTCCTGATCGTGCTGGTGGTCGTCGCACTGTACCTGTGGATCGTGAAGCCGATGAAGGAGGTCGCATGA
- a CDS encoding carbohydrate ABC transporter permease has translation MTAPAPTLVAGAPQARRRRSRLTGSPGRTVGKTLAGIVIALVFIAPYLIMLVGSFKSRNNILQVPPTYLPDQWHPENYLTMWSTPETPLPLNLVSTIVISVFATVLVLVVCVPAAYYTARFRFPGRGVFLFLVIVTQMLQPTVLATGLFKEMVALGLNDTWLAMILVNAAFNIAFAIWIMHTFFAGIPKEVDEAAQLDGAGKWTVLLRVQLPLVWPGIVTAIIYTFVASWNEFAASLVILSTDANQPLSVALTKFVGQYDAAWQYVFAVSVVAVIPVVVLFALIEKRLVGGLTAGSVK, from the coding sequence ATGACCGCGCCGGCCCCGACCCTCGTCGCGGGGGCGCCGCAGGCACGCCGCCGTCGGTCCCGCCTCACGGGCTCGCCGGGGCGGACCGTCGGCAAGACGCTCGCCGGGATCGTGATCGCCCTCGTCTTCATCGCGCCCTACCTGATCATGCTGGTCGGCTCGTTCAAGTCGCGCAACAACATCCTCCAGGTGCCGCCGACGTACCTGCCCGACCAGTGGCATCCCGAGAACTACCTCACGATGTGGTCGACGCCGGAGACGCCCCTCCCGCTGAACCTCGTCTCGACGATCGTGATCTCGGTGTTCGCGACGGTGCTGGTGCTGGTGGTCTGCGTGCCCGCGGCGTATTACACGGCGCGGTTCCGGTTCCCCGGCCGCGGGGTGTTCCTCTTCCTGGTGATCGTGACGCAGATGCTCCAGCCCACGGTGCTCGCGACGGGCCTGTTCAAGGAGATGGTCGCGCTCGGGCTCAACGACACGTGGCTGGCGATGATCCTCGTCAACGCCGCGTTCAACATCGCGTTCGCCATCTGGATCATGCACACCTTCTTCGCGGGGATCCCGAAGGAGGTCGACGAGGCGGCGCAGCTCGACGGGGCGGGCAAGTGGACGGTGCTCCTCCGGGTGCAGCTGCCGCTGGTGTGGCCCGGGATCGTGACGGCGATCATCTACACGTTCGTCGCCTCCTGGAACGAGTTCGCCGCGAGCCTGGTGATCCTGTCGACGGACGCGAATCAGCCGCTGTCGGTGGCGCTGACCAAGTTCGTCGGGCAGTACGACGCCGCCTGGCAGTACGTGTTCGCCGTCTCCGTCGTGGCGGTGATCCCGGTCGTGGTGCTTTTCGCCCTGATCGAGAAGCGTCTGGTCGGCGGGCTCACCGCGGGCAGCGTCAAGTAG
- a CDS encoding aminoglycoside phosphotransferase family protein, with translation MSARTEKRTDPEEVLAPWRARWSLIADGDPFVTPSSALQPVRRNGRAAFLKRALVDAESAGARVQRWWGGDGAADVLAFGGDGDALLLERAEGSRSLAALARSGPDGDDDATRILCRAGLRLHEAGRDPRPDGLIPLAEWFRELFVHAEDRPDDHHGLFPTAAATAAQLLALPAEDVVLHGDLHHGNVLDFGERGWLAIDPKPVHGAPLFDWVNILCNPDVDVALRAGRLERTAAVISAEVATDEGLLMRWALAWAGLSAAWSERSGEEAEVALAVGRRARVLLGG, from the coding sequence GTGAGCGCGAGGACGGAGAAACGGACCGACCCGGAGGAGGTGCTCGCGCCCTGGCGCGCCCGCTGGTCGCTCATCGCGGACGGCGACCCGTTCGTGACCCCGTCGAGTGCGCTGCAGCCCGTCCGCCGGAACGGGCGGGCTGCATTCCTCAAGCGAGCGCTCGTCGACGCGGAGTCCGCGGGTGCGCGGGTGCAGCGCTGGTGGGGCGGCGACGGGGCGGCGGACGTGCTCGCGTTCGGCGGCGACGGCGATGCGCTACTGCTGGAGCGGGCCGAGGGATCGCGCTCGCTCGCCGCGCTCGCGCGATCCGGACCCGACGGGGACGACGACGCGACCCGCATCCTGTGCCGAGCGGGCCTCCGGCTGCACGAGGCCGGGAGGGACCCGCGACCCGACGGGCTCATCCCACTCGCCGAGTGGTTCCGCGAACTCTTCGTGCACGCGGAGGATCGCCCGGACGACCACCACGGCCTGTTCCCGACGGCGGCGGCGACGGCCGCTCAGCTGCTCGCGCTGCCCGCCGAGGATGTCGTGCTGCACGGCGATCTCCATCACGGCAACGTGCTCGACTTCGGCGAGCGCGGCTGGCTCGCGATCGACCCGAAGCCCGTGCACGGCGCTCCCCTGTTCGACTGGGTCAACATCCTGTGCAACCCGGACGTCGACGTCGCTCTGCGGGCCGGCCGCCTGGAGCGCACGGCGGCCGTGATCTCCGCTGAGGTGGCCACCGATGAGGGGCTGCTGATGCGCTGGGCGCTCGCGTGGGCGGGGCTCTCGGCCGCGTGGAGCGAGCGGTCGGGCGAGGAGGCGGAGGTCGCCCTGGCCGTCGGCCGACGCGCCAGGGTGTTGCTCGGCGGTTGA